Proteins from a single region of Punica granatum isolate Tunisia-2019 chromosome 8, ASM765513v2, whole genome shotgun sequence:
- the LOC116188967 gene encoding uncharacterized protein LOC116188967 has protein sequence MDICHGSRPTDLGEPPSSEPWARLFLSRSGDDKAGCRRCRGRGDRPAAAAKSDLQRLQIGNQGFGRLEESEWEMRKMINSTSGWHTSKIQIIEEGIYGISALFFMRILSGMAIHHVHVMNAYSASMLDENLDPEFLFWISGFPNWGISIPYGIHGEGNPNSCEPNIPLVDTNYLMGFAEILVCPLA, from the exons ATGGACATTTGCCATGGCTCTCGACCCACCGATCTGGGTGAACCCCCAAGCTCGGAGCCATGGGCTCGTCTTTTTCTCTCTAGGTCGGGAGATGACAAAGCTGGTTGTCGTCGCTGCAGAGGGAGAGGGGACCGCCCTGCCGCCGCTGCGAAGAGCGATCTCCAGCGACTTCAAATCGGAAACCAGGGTTTTGGAAg ATTGGAAGAGAGCGAATGGGAGATGAGGAAGATGATCAACAGCACAAGCGGATGGCACACttcgaaaattcaaataatagAGGAGGGCATTTATGGTATTTCGGCTTTATTCTTTATGAGGATTCTATCGGGAATGGCTATTCATCATGTCCATGTGATGAATGCATATTCAGCATCCATGCTTGATGAGAACCTGGACCCGGAATTCCTATTCTGGATTAGTGGTTTCCCAAACTGGGGAATTAGTATTCCATATGGAATACATGGGGAAGGGAACCCGAATTCTTGCGAACCAAACATACCCCTTGTAGATACAAATTATTTGATGGGCTTTGCTGAGATCCTGGTCTGCCCACTTGCATAA
- the LOC116215859 gene encoding FCS-Like Zinc finger 6-like, translating to MTDVTFDLDTVDAAEAPPPDVRDLFHVGLGAIDPLVGRPLQGQIYETGLDQRPLGSFWPRNNHRRQSADCMETDHFLRSCRLCMRRLVPGRDIYMYRGDGAFCSEECRQQQMNDDERKEKCSLASKKKDDSSFAVKPKPSAAGETVAAAM from the exons ATGACCGACGTGACCTTCGATCTCGACACCGTTGATGCCGCCGAAGCTCCGCCGCCAGATGTCCGGGATCTCTTCCACGTTGGCCTAGGAGCCATAGACCCCCTGGTCGGCAGGCCCTTGCAAGGCCAGATTTATGAGACGGGACTCGATCAGCGGCCGCTGGGGAGTTTTTGGCCGAGGAACAACCACAGGAGACAGTCAGCGGATTGCATGGAGACGGACCACTTCCTGCGGTCTTGCCGGTTGTGCATGCGTCGGTTGGTCCCCGGCCGCGATATTTATATGTACAG AGGCGACGGTGCATTTTGCAGCGAAGAGTGCCGGCAGCAGCAGATGAACGACGACGAGAGGAAAGAGAAATGCTCATTAGCTTCCAAGAAGAAAGATGACTCTTCCTTTGCCGTCAAACCTAAACCATCCGCGGCTGGAGAGACCGTTGCGGCGGCCATGTAG